The Trinickia caryophylli genomic sequence CAAGGACTCGCTCGCATTCGACGTGGCCGCATGCAGCCCGGGGTGGCCGCGCTCTTTCGCGCCGCGGGCCGCGAGGCGCGCGTCGCCTCGGGGTTCGACCTCGGTTTCGCGCTCGGCCCCCGCCTGAACGCCGCGGGACGGCTTTCGGACATGTCGCTCGGCATCGAGTGCCTGCTCACGGACGATCCGGGCCGCGCCTGGGAGCTTGCGCAGCAGCTCGACGCGATGAACCGCGAGCGGCGCGAAATCGAAGCCGGCATGCAGGAACAGGCGCTCGTCGATCTCGCCGCGCTCGATCCCGACGGCTCGACGACGATCACGCTTTTCAACCGGGAATGGCACCAAGGCGTGATCGGCATCGTGGCGAGCCGGCTCAAGGAAAAATTCCACCGCCCTGCCTTCACGTTCGCGCCGGCCGACGCAAGCGGCGCGTTGGCGCGAGGGTCGGGGCGCTCGATCGCGGGCTTTCATCTGCGCGATGCGCTCGATCTCATCGCCAAGCGCGAGCCGGGCCTGCTCGCGAAGTTCGGCGGGCACGCGATGGCGGCGGGCGTCACGCTCGCGGCGGCGGACGTGCCGCGCTTCGCGGCTGCTTTCGAGGCGGTCGGGCGCGAACTGCTCAGCGACGACGCACTCGCGCGCATGGTCGTGACCGACGGCGATCTCGAAGACGCCTACTTCACACCCCAGGTGGTGGAGATGCTGGAAGCGGCGGTCTGGGGCCAGGGATTTCCGGCGCCTACGTTTTCCGGCGATTTCGAGGTGGCCTCGCAGGCCCTCGTGAAGGACAAGCACCTGAAGCTTCAGCTTTTACGCGGCCGACAACGGTTTCAGGCGATCTGGTTCAATCACACCGAGCCGTTGCCGGCGCGTGCGCATATCGCCTACCGTCTCGCAAGCGACAGCTGGAACGGCGTTGCGCGCGTACAGCTCATCGTCGAGCATGCGACGGAGGTCGCCGCCGCATGACATGACGTAGCGGCGGCGCCAGAGCGCGGGATTCCGTGCGCGACGTGTCGATCGGCTATAATTTCCCCTTTTGGCGAAGCAAAAGCAGATCGACATGGAAGCGGAACGTCTGAACGCGATCGAAAGCTCTATTGCGGACCTGCGCCGGCGCGCGGGCGAGCTACGGGGGTATCTTTGACTACGACGCCAAAGCTGCGCGTCTAGCCGAAGTCAACAAGGAACTCGAAGACCCGAACGTCTGGAACGATTCCAAGCACGCCCAGGCCCTGGGCCGTGAAAAGAAGATGCTCGAGGGCGTCGTACTGGCCCTTTCCTCGCTCGACAACGACCTGCGCGACGCGCAGGATCTGTTCGACATGGCACGCGAAGAAAACGACGAGGACACGCTCGTTGCGTGCGAATCCGACGCCGCCGCGCTTGAAACGCGCGTTGCCGACATGGAATTCCGCCGGATGTTCGCGAATCCGGCCGATCCCAACAACGCGTTCCTCGACATTCAGGCCGGCGCGGGCGGCACGGAAGCCTGCGACTGGGCCGCGATGCTGCTGCGCCAATACCTGCGCTACTGCGAGCGCAAGGGCTTCAAGGCCGAAGTGCTCGAAGAGTCCGAAGGCGACGTGGCCGGGATCAAGAACGCGACGATCAAAGTCGAGGGCGAATATGCCTACGGCTTCCTGCGTACGGAAACGGGCATTCACCGGCTCGTGCGCAAGTCGCCGTTCGATTCGTCGGGTGGGCGTCATACGTCGTTTTCGTCCGTGTTCGTCTACCCGGAAGTCGACGATTCGATCGAAGTCGACATCAACCCGGCGGACCTGCGCATCGATACCTATCGCGCTTCCGGCGCGGGCGGCCAGCACATCAACAAGACCGACTCGGCCGTGCGCATCACGCATATTCCGACGGGCATCGTCGTGCAGTGCCAGAACGACCGCTCGCAGCACCGCAACCGTGCCGAAGCCATGGCGATGCTGAAATCGCGCCTTTACGAAGCCGAGCTGCGCAAGCGGCAAGCCGAGCAGGACAAGCTCGAATCGAGCAAGACCGACGTGGGCTGGGGCCACCAGATCCGTTCGTACGTGCTCGACCAAAGCCGCGTGAAAGACCTGCGCACGAACGTCGAAATCAGCAACACGAAAGCCGTGCTCGACGGCGATCTCGACGAATTCATCAGCGCGAGCCTGAAGCAAGGCGTTTAAGCGCCGAGTGACTCATTCGCCGGCAGGGGCACCGTGCGGCAAGTGCCTCGCCCCTGCCGGCACCGGGACGGCGCCACGGCCGACCGCCCCTTTCGCATGGCAGATATCATGACCGAACAGACCCTTCCGAGCCTGGACTCGAACGCCGACGAGAACAAGATCATCGCCGAGCGGCGCGAAAAGCTGCACGCGCTGCGCGAGTCCGGCATCGCCTATCCGAACGATTTTCGTCCGACCCATCATGCCGGCGATCTCCAGTGCGAGTACGCCGATGCGGACAAGGACGCGCTCGAGGCGAAGGCGCTCGACGTGGCCGTCGCCGGCCGCATGATGCTCAAGCGCGTAATGGGCAAGGCCAGCTTCGCCACGGTGCAGGACGTCTCGGGCCAGATCCAGTTCTTCGTGACGCCGGCCGACGTCGGCGCCGAGACCTACGAGGCTTTCAAGAAGTGGGACCTCGGCGATATCGTCGCCGCCCGCGGCGTGCTCTTTCGTACGAACAAGGGCGAGCTGTCGGTGCGTTGCACGGAGCTGCGGCTGCTCTCGAAAGCACTGCGCCCCCTGCCTGACAAGTTCCACGGGCTGGCGGACCAGGAAATGCGTTACCGGCAACGCTATGTCGACCTGATCGTCACGCCCGAAGCGCGCAAGACGTTCGTCGGCCGCACGAAGGCGGTCTCGTCGATCCGCAAGTTCATGGCCGATGCCGAATTCATGGAAGTCGAAACGCCGATGCTGCACCCGATCCCGGGCGGCGCGGCGGCGAAGCCGTTCATCACGCACCACAACGCGCTCGACATGCAGATGTTCATGCGCATCGCCCCCGAGTTGTACCTCAAGCGGCTCGTCGTGGGCGGCTTCGAGCGCGTGTTCGAGATCAATCGCAATTTCCGCAACGAAGGGGTGTCGCCACGGCACAACCCCGAGTTCACGATGCTCGAATTCTATGCGGCGTACACGGACTACCGCTGGATGATGGACTTCACCGAACGCTTGATCCGGCAGGCCGCGATCGATGCGCTCGGCACGGCAACGATCACCTATCAGGGCCGCGAACTCGATCTGGCAAAGCCGTTCCATCGCTTGACGATCACGGAGGCGATCCGCAAGTACGCGCCCGAATACACCGATGCCCAACTCGCCGACGCGGCATTCGTGCGCACCGAGCTCAAGCGGTTCGGCGTCGATCCGACACAACCCGCGTTCCTCAATGCCGGCATCGGCGCGCTGCAGCTCGCGCTGTTCGAAGAGACGGCCGAATCCCAGCTTTGGGAGCCGACCTTCATCATCGACTACCCGGTCGAAGTGTCGCCGCTCGCGCGCGCCTCGGACAGCGTGACCGGCATCACCGAACGCTTCGAGCTCTTCATCACGGGCCGCGAGATCGCGAACGGCTTCTCGGAGTTGAA encodes the following:
- the recJ gene encoding single-stranded-DNA-specific exonuclease RecJ, producing MTRIVTRASSPADVAALIRHGLHPVLARLYAARGVRMPAEIETAFTRLTPPVALKGASEAAELLAEAIEQKRRLLVVADYDCDGATACAVAVRGLRMFGANVDFLVPNRFEYGYGLTPEIVELAARRSPDLLITVDNGIASVDGVAAARAHGIDVLVTDHHLPGEALPAARAIVNPNQPGCTFPSKCIAGVGVMFYVLLALRAHLRAQGAFETGRMAEPRLDGLLDLVALGTVADVVKLDGNNRVLVAQGLARIRRGRMQPGVAALFRAAGREARVASGFDLGFALGPRLNAAGRLSDMSLGIECLLTDDPGRAWELAQQLDAMNRERREIEAGMQEQALVDLAALDPDGSTTITLFNREWHQGVIGIVASRLKEKFHRPAFTFAPADASGALARGSGRSIAGFHLRDALDLIAKREPGLLAKFGGHAMAAGVTLAAADVPRFAAAFEAVGRELLSDDALARMVVTDGDLEDAYFTPQVVEMLEAAVWGQGFPAPTFSGDFEVASQALVKDKHLKLQLLRGRQRFQAIWFNHTEPLPARAHIAYRLASDSWNGVARVQLIVEHATEVAAA
- the prfB gene encoding peptide chain release factor 2 (programmed frameshift), whose amino-acid sequence is MEAERLNAIESSIADLRRRAGELRGYLDYDAKAARLAEVNKELEDPNVWNDSKHAQALGREKKMLEGVVLALSSLDNDLRDAQDLFDMAREENDEDTLVACESDAAALETRVADMEFRRMFANPADPNNAFLDIQAGAGGTEACDWAAMLLRQYLRYCERKGFKAEVLEESEGDVAGIKNATIKVEGEYAYGFLRTETGIHRLVRKSPFDSSGGRHTSFSSVFVYPEVDDSIEVDINPADLRIDTYRASGAGGQHINKTDSAVRITHIPTGIVVQCQNDRSQHRNRAEAMAMLKSRLYEAELRKRQAEQDKLESSKTDVGWGHQIRSYVLDQSRVKDLRTNVEISNTKAVLDGDLDEFISASLKQGV
- the lysS gene encoding lysine--tRNA ligase, whose translation is MTEQTLPSLDSNADENKIIAERREKLHALRESGIAYPNDFRPTHHAGDLQCEYADADKDALEAKALDVAVAGRMMLKRVMGKASFATVQDVSGQIQFFVTPADVGAETYEAFKKWDLGDIVAARGVLFRTNKGELSVRCTELRLLSKALRPLPDKFHGLADQEMRYRQRYVDLIVTPEARKTFVGRTKAVSSIRKFMADAEFMEVETPMLHPIPGGAAAKPFITHHNALDMQMFMRIAPELYLKRLVVGGFERVFEINRNFRNEGVSPRHNPEFTMLEFYAAYTDYRWMMDFTERLIRQAAIDALGTATITYQGRELDLAKPFHRLTITEAIRKYAPEYTDAQLADAAFVRTELKRFGVDPTQPAFLNAGIGALQLALFEETAESQLWEPTFIIDYPVEVSPLARASDSVTGITERFELFITGREIANGFSELNDPEDQAARFKKQVEQKDAGDEEAMYYDADYIRALEYGMPPAGGCGVGIDRLVMLLTDSPSIRDVILFPHLRRED